A stretch of Lactuca sativa cultivar Salinas chromosome 6, Lsat_Salinas_v11, whole genome shotgun sequence DNA encodes these proteins:
- the LOC111914072 gene encoding root allergen protein, whose protein sequence is MAVVTVELEVTSSLPAPKLFKVYNDFDTIAPKVEPETYKSVSTIQGDGGAGTIKSITYGDGIPFTSSKHKVDVVDINNFSYSYTIFEGDVLMGIVDSAHHHIKFLPSSDGGSVYKHTVVFNCKGDNKVSEDNIDLMKEGLKKSFKGFEAYAIAHPEAY, encoded by the exons ATGGCTGTGGTAACTGTAGAGCTAGAAGTCACTTCTTCACTTCCTGCTCCCAAACTTTTCAAAGTCTATAACGACTTCGACACAATTGCACCTAAGGTTGAACCAGAAACTTACAAATCCGTCAGCACCATCCAAGGTGATGGCGGTGCTGGAACCATCAAGAGCATTACATACGGTGATG GTATTCCATTCACAAGCTCAAAGCACAAGGTTGATGTCGTTGACATAAACAACTTTAGCTACAGCTATACCATCTTTGAAGGTGATGTCTTAATGGGCATAGTAGATTCTGCTCATCATCATATAAAGTTTTTACCTTCTAGTGATGGTGGATCCGTATACAAGCACACAGTGGTGTTTAACTGCAAAGGGGACAATAAGGTATCTGAAGATAATATTGACCTTATGAAAGAAGGATTGAAAAAGAGCTTTAAGGGATTTGAAGCCTATGCCATTGCTCATCCTGAAGCTTACTAA